In Micromonospora cremea, the genomic window GTTCCCCTGCCTCCACGGCGCCGCGGTGCCCCCGCTCATCCGTCCGGTGAGCTGACCCCCGGGTCACCGCCTCTCCCACCCGGCCACGCCGGGCAATCCCCTGAGCGGTTCACCACCCGCGGACCACGGTCCGCGCGCTGGCGCCTGCCCGGATATCGGTCCGGCCCGGTGTGCCGCTCTCCCCCCCATCCGTGGAGGACCCCGTGAAGCACACCCTGAAGCGTCAGCTCCGTCGTCTCGCCACCGAGCGCCCCTACCAGATCGTCGCCGCCTCCGCCGCGGCCTTGGCGCTCGCGACCACCACCGGCGCCCTGATCGCCGGCGCCGACGACGCCCCGGCCAGCCAGCACACCGCGACCACGGTCGCCGAGATGCGTAGCGACACCATCGCGTCCCGCGGCGAGGCGCGCGTCGCGGACCCCTCGGCCAGCACCTCGCCGAGCACCGCCGCCCCGACGGCCAGCGCCGCGTCGCCCGCCGCCAAGGCCAGCGGCAACCCGGATCTGACCCGTAAGCCGGCCCCGCCGAAGCCGCCCGCGACCAAGGTGCTCGACTACGACTACCAGGCGCAGAACACGTACTACAACTGTGGACCCGCGGCTACCCGCAACGCGCTCAGCGCCACCGGTATCGACCGCACCCAGGACGAGCTCGGCGGCGAGCTGGGCACCACCGAGATGGGCACCAACTCGGCCCTGGACACCACCCGGGTGCTCAACGCCGAGGTGAAGGGCTCCCCGTACCGGACCCGGATGTTCGCCGGCACGCCCAGCCCGGCCCAGATGGACCAGCTCCAGGCCGACGTGGTCGCGGCGATCACCGCCGGCCGCGGCGTGGTGGCCAACGTCGTCGGCGACGCCACCGACACCGATGGTGGCTGGCACTCCTACGGCGGCGGGCACTACATCGCCGTGGTGGGCTACAAGGACAACGGCCGGACCGTGCGGATCGCCGACTCGGCGAACGCCGCCGACCCGTCGTACTGGATCACCACGATCGACCTGGCGAACTGGATCGCCACTCGGGGCTACTCCGCCTGACCCGGGCGCAGCCGCCGCGGGCGCCGTCCCCCACAAGGGGCCGGCGCCCGCGGCGTTTCTCCGTGCGGTCAGTAGCCGATGAAGCCGTACAGCGCGAGGTGGTTCGACTTCGTCCCGCTGACCGTGTGGTCGATGCTGGACGGTTGCACGCTGCCCTCCACGAAGAGGTAGTCGATCTTGCTGGAGCCGCTGGTGGCCTTCGATCCGTAGCCGGTCATGCCGTACCCGCTCAACGTGCTCGGCGCGATGCCGGTGCGGTTCGCGTCGATCCCCACGATGCGGATCGTGGAGGCGTTCAACAGGCTGGTCGCGTCCGCACCGAGGTGGATGCCGGTGTTGGCGATGCCCCGGTCGCCGTCGCCGGCGCAGGCGTTCTGCCGGTTCTCCTCGGGCAGGTGCATGGTCGCGGCGAACACGCTGGTGCCGGTCGCCTTGATGGTGAACCGGGCCGCGATGGCGCTGCTGCGCTTCCACTTGTAGTAGTCGGTGCTGTCCGGGTCGCTGTTCGGCGGCTTGTACAGCGTGCACCCGGCGCCGTTGGAGTACGCCGTGCCCGGCTTGAGCCAGCCCGCGCTCCAGTACTTCGAGATGTCGCCGGCGGCGAGGCTGAGGGTCCTGGTGTTCCAGATGATCCCGTTGGTCTGCTTCTTCTTGAGGTCGCCCAGCGACTGCGAGCTGCACTTGTGCGTGCTGCCCCACGGCTCCGGGTCACTCCAGGCCACGATCGCCCGGTAGGTGCCCGCCGGGTAGCCGAACTTGGCCGACAGTTGATCGGCGTACGCCTCGGCCTGGCCGGTGCCGCGCACCTGCTGGACGATCAGGATGTCCGGTGCCACCACGCCACTGGTGCCGGTGCGGCCGGCGTCGTCGACCAGGATCGAGGTCAGGTGGTCCGGCCCGGAGATCCGGGTGCAGGTCCCGTCGGAGTTGTTCACCACCAGGTTCTCGATGTTGTTGTTGTAGACCCGCAGGACGCGATCGGCCGCCGCCACCACGTCGGCACCCGATGCGGGGACGCTCGGGGTGGTGGCGAGCGCGGGGGCACTGGGCGCCGAGCCGAGTGCGACGGCCGCCAGGGCCGCCACCAGTGCTGATCGTTGCCTCGTGAGCTCGGTGGACTCCTCTCCCCAAGGGATCGACAGATGACTCTGCCCTTCCAGGCGGCGAACTCTACAGTGGATCTCCATCGATCGGTGTCCCCCCGCGTGCCGCCGACCGGGACTCTCGTACCCGTCGCCGAACCGTGGGAGACTGCGGCCGTGGTGGATGAATCGGGTGGTCAAGC contains:
- a CDS encoding C39 family peptidase yields the protein MEDPVKHTLKRQLRRLATERPYQIVAASAAALALATTTGALIAGADDAPASQHTATTVAEMRSDTIASRGEARVADPSASTSPSTAAPTASAASPAAKASGNPDLTRKPAPPKPPATKVLDYDYQAQNTYYNCGPAATRNALSATGIDRTQDELGGELGTTEMGTNSALDTTRVLNAEVKGSPYRTRMFAGTPSPAQMDQLQADVVAAITAGRGVVANVVGDATDTDGGWHSYGGGHYIAVVGYKDNGRTVRIADSANAADPSYWITTIDLANWIATRGYSA